The Astyanax mexicanus isolate ESR-SI-001 chromosome 12, AstMex3_surface, whole genome shotgun sequence genome window below encodes:
- the prxl2c gene encoding peroxiredoxin-like 2C isoform X1: protein MAAVFPITQQISSSAPQSSRAAAQLSVSEAEDCLIYDRHGAPAPFRSLFQSSRAIIIFVRNFLCFACKEYVEDLSKISQKALLDAGVRLVVIGQASCSHIEAFCSLTGYQHEIYVDPERQIYKKLGMKRGETFMETASKSPHVKSSMLVGSLKSMWRAMTSPVFDFQGDPLQQGGAIVVGPGSDVHFAHFDMNRFDQAPINQLLELAGMQMVDFNRHPKVIDI, encoded by the exons ATGGCTGCCGTTTTCCCAATAACCCAGCAGATCTCCAGTTCAGCCCCGCAGAGCAGCCGAGCCGCGGCCCAGCTCAGTGTCAGCGAGGCGGAGGACTGTCTGATATATGACCGGCACGGAGCTCCGGCTCCTTTTAGGAGTTTATTCCAGAGCAGCAGAGCTATCATCATTTTTGTAAGA AATTTCTTGTGCTTCGCATGTAAAGAATATGTTGAAGATCTAAGCAAGatatcacagaaggcattactg GATGCTGGCGTCCGGTTGGTTGTCATTGGCCAGGCCTCTTGTTCTCATATAGAG GCATTCTGCTCTCTGACAGGATATCAGCATGAAATATATGTTGATCCAGAAAGACAAATCTATAAAAAACTTGGCATGAAAAGAGGAGAGACGTTTATGGAAACAG CCTCCAAGAGTCCACATGTCAAATCCAGTATGCTTGTTGGCAGTTTGAAGAGCATGTGGCGTGCCATGACCAGCCCTGTGTTTGATTTCCAAGGAGATCCTCTCCAGCAAGGAGGAGCTATCGTTGTTGGTCCAG GTTCTGATGttcattttgcacattttgacaTGAATCGATTTGATCAAGCACCCATCAACCAATTACTAGAGCTGGCTGGAATGCAGATGGTGGACTTTAACAGACATCCCAAAGTTATTGACATCTAA
- the prxl2c gene encoding peroxiredoxin-like 2C isoform X2 encodes MAAVFPITQQISSSAPQSSRAAAQLSVSEAEDCLIYDRHGAPAPFRSLFQSSRAIIIFNFLCFACKEYVEDLSKISQKALLDAGVRLVVIGQASCSHIEAFCSLTGYQHEIYVDPERQIYKKLGMKRGETFMETASKSPHVKSSMLVGSLKSMWRAMTSPVFDFQGDPLQQGGAIVVGPGSDVHFAHFDMNRFDQAPINQLLELAGMQMVDFNRHPKVIDI; translated from the exons ATGGCTGCCGTTTTCCCAATAACCCAGCAGATCTCCAGTTCAGCCCCGCAGAGCAGCCGAGCCGCGGCCCAGCTCAGTGTCAGCGAGGCGGAGGACTGTCTGATATATGACCGGCACGGAGCTCCGGCTCCTTTTAGGAGTTTATTCCAGAGCAGCAGAGCTATCATCATTTTT AATTTCTTGTGCTTCGCATGTAAAGAATATGTTGAAGATCTAAGCAAGatatcacagaaggcattactg GATGCTGGCGTCCGGTTGGTTGTCATTGGCCAGGCCTCTTGTTCTCATATAGAG GCATTCTGCTCTCTGACAGGATATCAGCATGAAATATATGTTGATCCAGAAAGACAAATCTATAAAAAACTTGGCATGAAAAGAGGAGAGACGTTTATGGAAACAG CCTCCAAGAGTCCACATGTCAAATCCAGTATGCTTGTTGGCAGTTTGAAGAGCATGTGGCGTGCCATGACCAGCCCTGTGTTTGATTTCCAAGGAGATCCTCTCCAGCAAGGAGGAGCTATCGTTGTTGGTCCAG GTTCTGATGttcattttgcacattttgacaTGAATCGATTTGATCAAGCACCCATCAACCAATTACTAGAGCTGGCTGGAATGCAGATGGTGGACTTTAACAGACATCCCAAAGTTATTGACATCTAA